In the genome of archaeon BMS3Bbin15, the window TTATAATCTTAACAATAGCACCAGTAAACATAGAGTATGCCATGGCAGTCGCTCTATTTATCTCCTGATGCTCTTTTATTTCTTCAGTGGTATCCATATCTCTAACCCGTGTCTCATCTTTATTTCTTCTTCCAGCT includes:
- a CDS encoding adenylate kinase, which gives rise to MRPNQFILVEASHEEIAGRRNKDETRVRDMDTTEEIKEHQEINRATAMAYSMFTGAIVKIIKNHDGRLEEAVDVLMRAI